Part of the Marinobacterium rhizophilum genome is shown below.
GAAGTTGGTTATAAAAATTCTCGCTCCCAAAATAAAGCGGATAAAAAAAACCAAGACCACAACACCGGCAAATCAAGTATTCTACATGCTCTTTGATTATGTCACTGATATCCATTGAAAAATCTTTTTTGTAAATATAAATTAAATCATTTTTTTTTAAAGACTCTATTTCAGAGACATCAGATGAATAACATAAAGGGCAGCTATACATAAATCTTTCTAATCCTATTAACTATTCGTCTCTGTAAAGATAGAGAATAAAACTTTCTATATTCAGAAATAATATTCTTGTTAAAAAACACGAACTCATCAAAATTAAAATCTTCCTTCAACCACAGAGCATCATCATAAGGATCATCAGCACCACAATGCACCCCACTACCATCAAGGCCAATATTTTTTACTAATGCCATCTTTGGAAGTAGCATGTATTTTTCATTTTTCGCCATATAATAACATGAGCGTATATCAAATGCGTTTATTCTACCCTCTGACTCACTGCGTATCATGGCGGTCATATCCGACCCCATAGCTTTGAGATTTTTAACTGTCTCAGGATCATATTTAATTAGATCCCACGATGGTATTTTTGAAATCTTTTCATAACGATCCTTCCAAATACCAAACCCCCAACCATGAAAACGACTGGAATAATAATTATCACAGCTTAAACATCTCAAAGAATAAAGATTGGGCGTATGGCCTCCAACAGCAAATACAGAGCCAATATTTTTTGAAAATTCCAGCCCCTCATTAACAAACCTTATAAAACCAGGCGCCGTAACTATATCATCCTCCATGAAAATAACTTTTCCGTATCTATTGAGGAGAAATTCCATACCTCCCCGATTGTTGCTTACTCTACAATTATCACTCCTTTCCACTATATTAACAGATAAAAAACCACTTACAGAAGTAAGGTAGCTTCTAACCATGCCAACTTTAGTTTCATCACCAACTTTTGGAGCATCTGAAAAGAAATAAACATTTGTTTTTTTTGCTAGAGTATTTTTCTTCAGTGACTCGACCGTTTTCATTAAATGATCGATTCTTGTGTACGTGGATATTGCAATTGGAGCTAGATCTAACACAGCCATTAATTACCTTCATAACTTGAAAATAAAAATAGTGATATAATATTCAGCGCTTGCCTCAAATCCATTTAAAACTCTCAACTATTGAAATTAAGCACAATATCCTCCAGTTAATAACTATTTTATTCTCTTATCCATGCTACAGCTTGAACCTCAATTATCTTATATAAAAAACCCACCGAGAATTTAAATCGCTCCTAGCCTGTGGAAATAAAATCAACAGAAAATTATAGAATAAAACAGCTTATTACCTTAAAACATGAATCAAAGAATTTCGTTCTTTGGCTTAACAAACTTACTTTTCATGAAAAATAAAGGCCTATTAAGAAATTCACCTATAGAATCAACTCTATTAATATTGGTTTCATTGATAGAATCGTAGCGTGCATTTTCCTCATCAAAAACAGCTATCTCTTTAACATCCCAACTATTCTGCGTACCAGAGCGAATAAACTCTATCAATTCAGATTTTGTTCCACTTTCAAAAAGAGGTAACTTAACATCTCCCTTCCAGTTAAAGCCCATCTGAAATAATAATATTTCAGTGGATAAAGCTAGATTATTCAAGCAGTGTATTATTTCTTGTTTAGCTGCTTCTGACGATAAGCTATCATCACCAAAATCATCACCAAAATGATGTAATACATTTAAACAAAGTGAAATATCAAATAATTCTCCGTTACTAATACTTTCAAAATTATAGTACTCTCTCTGCACATCTATAACATTTTCGAAACCTAACAATTCAGAAGCTAAAGATATAAAGCTTGCATGATCTTTGTTCCCCTCAACACTTAATACCCTACATGCCCCACTATCCGCTGCCGAAAAACTAAAGTAACCAGTATTTGCTCCGATATCTAAAACCGATTTATTCTTGAAATCAACAACCGACTTGATATATTTCAGTCTTTCCAACTCATACTTACCTGTAGATAAGTAATCTTTTTCTGAAACATTTGATAACAACGGGTATAGTGCTTGATATTTGGAATGCTTACTTTCTAAATTCAAAAATTTAATGCACTTTTCAAAATCACGATTAGTCATAAATAACATTCCATTATTAATTTTTTTATGCAAGGCCGTAGAGTCAGATCTAGCATAAACATCATGATCAGAAAGCAACTTTTCAATTATTTTATTACTAACACCCTCTAAGCTTGGATACTTACGACATTTACTATTTTTTGCACCTTTAAACCATGCATACCAATATACTTTTTCATTAAGTATCGGAACTTTCTTAACATAAAAGCCACAATCCTTAGCAAAAAGTTCTAGAACCGAGGGACAATAATCCAAAGCCAACTGCAATGGCCCCCAAAATCTAGGGTTAATTTCGATAAAGTAAATTTTTCCATCATTACTTTTTATGACTTCCATCATAAACGCACCCCAATATCGACAAGAAAACAAATAACTAACCAACTCATCGACATTAACTCCTGGATTTGATGAAGACTTTGCTAGAACAATAGATTTACCACCACTTTGTTGCAAAAGGTTTGATTGCCAATAATGCGCAAACCTCCCGTCTCGGCTTAAATAACCACAAAGATAATAACTATGCCCCAATACATACCGTTGAACAAACCAATCACTTAACTCGATACTTTTTCTTGCCACCTCTATATCTTCACAAGAAAAACAGATTTTAGGATAGTAAACAGACCCTTTATTGATATTTTCTTTTGGTTTGAAAACACATGGAGCATTTATCTCACCCTCAGCTAATTCTTCCGGAGCAGACAAGCCGAATTGAGACTTTAAAAAAGACAAACTGCTTTTTTTGCCCGTTATTTCTTCATAAATATCAATGGACGGCATATTAATAAACCATCCAAACCCATCGAGACTATCTCTATTCCCCAAGACAAAAAAATTTAAATACTCTGATGTTGGGCAGTATACCAATCTAGCATCACTACCATATATCGACTTAATTACCTCAGCCGATTCCTCAAACAAAATAAGATCAAGACCTTTATCCAATCTAGAAAAAACAATTTTACCACTCCAATCCGTTTTAAATATTATATCTTCAGATGTTGATGATATAATTGCGAACGGCAATTCATACAAACAGAAAAAACGACACAGCGAAATAACCGCTCTTTCATTATGCCCAGAGAAAACAACAAAAACTTTTTTATTCATAAACAATAAATCTTGGCATCTAAAAGTCTATGTAGTTTCACAATTAGAAATAAATTCAATTATATGTTCTTGGTCTTTTTTTTCAAGCGTAGGATAAATAGGAAGGCACAATATTCTGCGGGATATATAACTAGCCACCGGCAGGTTAGCTGGCTGCGCAGATATAAGATCCCGATACATCGAAAACTCACTGATCAGCGGATAGAAATAACGCCTTGTGTGGACATGATTATTCTTTAACTTAAAATATAGCTGATCCCGACTAATCGGGTACTCCGGCTCAATAAGAATCGGGAAGTAGGAGTAATTGGAAAGACTCTTTCCAACTTTCTCGAGAAAGCGGATACCCGGAATGTCCTTCAAGTACTGACGATAAGTCTGATCAATTTCGCGCCGGCGCTCGATAACATGATCGATATGTTGCAACTGTAACAACCCAAATGCAGCATTGACTTCGCTCATCTTGCCATTTATTCCTGGAGCAACCACTGTTACCTCATCAAGAATACCAAAGTTCTTCAGGTTGTTGATATGCTGCTTTGTTTTGGCATCCGGGCAGACGATCGCCCCCCCTTCAAATGTATTAAATACCTTAGTTGCATGAAAGCTCAATGTACTTAAGTCACCGTGTCGCAGTATACTGCCACCACTATCCTGAACACCAAAAGCATGTGCCGCATCATAGATCACGCGCAAATTATAATTGTCAGCTATTTTTTGTATAGACTCGACATCACAAGGGGTGCCATAACAGTGGACAGGCAGAATTGCAGTCGTCTGTGACGTGATCGCCGCTTCAATTTTTTTTGGGTCTATATTCAGTGTTTTTGGATCTATATCGACAAAAACAGGTTTAATTCCGTTCCAAAGCAGCGAATGAGATGTTGCAACGAAGGAGTATGGCGTCGTTATTACTTCACCAGTAATACGAAGTGCCTGCAGCGCTGTCAGCAAAGCCACAGTGCCGCTATTAAACAGCGCAATCTCTGGCACACCTAAATACTCACACAGAGCCTGTTCCAGCTTTCCGTGCATAGGCCCGCCATTTGTTAACCTTTTACTTTCCCAAATCTCTTCCAGGTATGGAATAAACTCTTCAAGCGATGGCAAGTAGGGCTCGGTAACGTAGATAGGTTTATCGCTCATTAATTCACCGCTATTGTTCGCAATCCATCGATAAGTATTTCTTTAGCCGAAACAGTTCACGCATGCTCTGTCATACGTTGAAATATTTCATTACGCAGTGCAAGTTCGTCGTAAACGCCACTATCAACAACCACCCCATTATCCATCAGGTAGATCCGATTGCATGATTTCACAGTAGACAAACGATGAGCAATAATAATAATCGTTTTATGTCCCGAGAAGTCATGAATGGCATCCATCACCAACCTTTCAGTAATTCCATCAAGCGCACTTGTCGCTTCATCCAGCACGAGTACGTCAGCATCATCATAAAGTGCACGAGCAATGCCGATACGCTGACGTTCCCCACCGGAAAGCTGCACACCGCGCTCACCCACCAGCGTATTCAGCCCGAGCGGCAGGCGCCCGAGTAAATCATCCAGATGTGCCATACGTGCAGCACGCTCTACGCGCTCATCATCTATCCCCGTCAGCGGCAAACCAAAGGCGATGTTTTCACGAATGCTGGCGTCTGCCAGGAAGATTGATTGCGGTACATAGCCGATGTTGTTCTGCCAGGCCCGAAGCTCATCTGACCTAAGTGGCTGACCATCGATGCAGAGACTCCCCTCATCTGGCTCGATCAGCCCCAAAAGAATATCGATAGCCGTGGATTTACCGGAACCGGATGCGCCTACCACCCCGATCACTTGATTTAACGGTAATGTCAGAGTCAGGTTATCCAGCGCCCACTCATCTTTGCCAGGGTAACGAAAACGGACATTTTCCAACGAGATCTGTTTACGGGCCACCTTACGACCTTGGGCTTCGGCGGGTTTGTCAACTACGGCCTTACGACTAGCCTCTAAATCCACTTTCAAATTATCGAACGCCGCCAGGTTGCTGCGCAGTGTCGCGGCAGATGCATAGATATGCTGAAACGCCGGTAGTAGCTTGAAGCCGGCCAGCGCATACACCGCCAGAACCGGTAGTACCGTACCAAGGTCCCCCTGGTTGCTACGCAACAGGTAGAGCACAAGCATGATGATGGCACCAAAGGCGACTAGTTCCATGGCATAGCGCGGCACTTGCGCCATCACTGTGTTGGTACCCTGGGCACGGCCGAAGGCTTGGTTGGCGGCTGAGTAACGTTCATTAAAATCGGCCTGACGTCCAAGCAACAGAGTATCCTTGATGCCACCGAACCCTTCCTGCATCAGTTTCATTCGCTCGCGATTGGTCTTTGTCACGATCTGGCCATTTGCAACCAGGCGGCGACGCACAATGCGGTAGAGCAACAAGTAGGCTGCCGCAAATAACCCTATTCCCATTAGTGCGACAAGCGGATTGTAGATCAGGATAGCCACCGCAATCACCAGCGCTAAAATGGCACGAGCATTAAGCTGCAAAAACTGTGTAATCACTTGGTTGGTAAGCCGAATACATTCGCCGTTAATTTTGTTGATCAACTGCGAGCTATTGCCGCTGGCATGGAACAGCCAGCATTGCTGCATATAGTGCCGGTAAAGTCGGGTACTCAACTCAGCGCCCAGCTGCTGGCCGTAATAGGCAAGGCGCCAGTTGGAATACATGGAAACACAAGCCGCCACTGTCAGAGCCCCCAATACACCAACTCCGAGCCAGAACAAAAAATCCTCTGGTGAACCAAGGGCACTAGCCCGATAGAGCTGGGCCAGGATGCCATCACCTTGCAGGTGGCTCATATCCGCAACCAAGGCCATAAAGGGCCCAATGGAAAAGATGCTCGCCATCTCGGCAACGGCCGTAAGCCCGATCAGACATTGCAGGCGCAATAGCCCCTTTCGCTGATCATGGGTAAGCAGAGAGTAAAGTTCTTTAAGACTCGACAGCATTAGAATAATCTTGGGGCTGTAAAGAAATATCGACTAAGATTCATAACATTTCACACCTTGAATAACACGATACACTTATCAGATATTATTTTGTGATCTGTAGCAGGTATCCATCTCGATCCTTTTTCGACAGCTGCGCATCGCTATTTATTAACGGCCACTCCACCCCAATCCCCGGATCATCCCACCGAATACAACACTCATGCTCCGGCGCATAGTAATCCGTGCATCTGTACTGCAGCTCTGCCTCGTCCGACGTCACATAAAACCCATGCGCAAACCCGGGCGGCACCCACATCATCTGCTTGCTGTCTTCATTCAAATACACGCCGACCCACTTTCCTAATGTCGGCGAATCGCGGCGGATGTCGACCGCGACATCAAACACCTCGCCGCGGGTAACGCGCACCAGTTTTCCCTGGGGGTGCTTGACCTGGTAGTGCAGGCCGCGCAGTACGCCCTTTTTGGAGCGACTGTGGTTTTCCTGCACGAAACTGTATGGCCCGCAGTATTGCTCGAATTCGTTCTGGCGGAAGGTTTCCATAAAGAAGCCGCGCTCGTCACTGAATACCTTGGGTGTTATCAGCACGACATCCGGAATCTCGAGAGGGGTAAATTCCATTAAAACGGCTCTTTATAGTCTTGCAGCACCTTCAGCAGGTACTGGCCATAGCCATTCTTCCTGAAACGTTCTGCCTGCTGCTCTACTTCCGTGGCGCTTAACCAGCCTTTCTTGAATGCGATCTCTTCGAGACAGGCGACCTTGAGGCCCTGGCGCTGCTCGATGGTGGCGACAAACTGGCCGGCATCCAGCAGGGAGTCATGGGTGCCGGTATCCAGCCAGGCGAAGCCGCGGCCGAGCATTTCGACGCTCAGGCTCTGGTCCTGCAGGTAGAAACTGTTGATATCGGTGATTTCCAGCTCGCCCCTTTTGGAGGGCTTGATCGTTTTGGCGATATCGATCACGCGGTTGTCGTAGAAATACAGGCCCGTTACCGCGTAATTGGATTTCGGCTGCGCGGGCTTTTCCTCGATACTGATGGCACGACCGGCGCTGTCGAACTCCACCACGCCAAAACGCTCCGGGTCCGACACATGGTAGCCAAATACCGTCGCCCCTTCGGTACGGGCATCCGCGGCATAGAGCTTGTCGGTAAAGTGCTGACCGTAGTAGATATTGTCACCGAGGATCAGGCAGCAGTTGTCGTTGCCGATAAAGCTCTCGCCAATAATGAAGGCCTGCGCCAGGCCGTCCGGCGATGGCTGCACTGCGTAGCTCAACCGAATGCCAAACTGGCTGCCATCCCCCAGCAGGTGCTGAAAATTGGGCAGGTCTTCAGGCGTGGAAATAATCAGGACCTCACGGATACCCGCCAGCATCAGCACCGACAGCGGATAGTAGATCATCGGCTTGTCGTAAATCGGCAGCAGCTGCTTGGACACACCCAGGGTAATGGGATGCAAGCGGGTACCGGCGCCGCCGGCGAGGATAAGGCCTTTGCGTTGGGTCATCGGTTACTCCCTGTGATTTCCTTCAGCAGGCGGGACACGCCATTCTGCCAAGTCGGCAGCCGCAGATTAAAGTGCTGCTGCAGGCGCTGCGTATCAAGCCTTGAGTTTAGTGGGCGTATCGCTGGCGAGGGGTACTCCGTGGCGGGAATCGGCACTATCTCCCTTACGGCAAGCTCCAGGCCAAGACTGCGCGCCTGGTCGACCAGGTAACAGCCATAGCCGTACCAGCTGGTTTCACCCTCGGCCGCCAGATGGTAAAGGCCGCCAAGGTCCGGGGTTTCCTGCATACGCCGCAGCGCCTGAGCCGTCATATCGGCCAGCAGGTCGGCCCCGGTGGGGGCGCCCACCTGGTCATCTATCAAGCTCAGCTGCTCGTGCTCGCGGGCCAGGCGCAGGATCGTTTTGATGAAGTTGTGGCCATGCTTGCCGTATACCCAGCTGGTACGAAAGATCAGGTGGCGGCAACCGCTGGCGAGAATGGCCGCCTCACCCGCCAGCTTGCTGGCGCCATACACATTCAGCGGTGCCGGGGTATTGGTTTCGCGCCAGGGCGAGCTGCCGCTGCCATCGAAGACATAGTCGGTAGAATAATGCACCAGCGTGGCCTCGAGCCTGCGTGCTTCCTCCGCCAGCAGCTGCACCGCGTCAGCGTTGATCAGGTATGCCAGCTCCGCTTCCTGCTCGGCCCGGTCCACCGCGGTATAGGCCGCTGCATTGACGATAACATCTGGCTTTACCTGGCGAATGCTGGCGCGCAGGCCGTCGAAATCCGCCAGATCACCGCACAGGCCATTCAGCCCCTTTCGATCCAGCGCGACAAGCTCACCCAGCGGGGCCAGGGCCCGCTGCAGTTCCCACCCCACCTGGCCATTCTTGCCCAGCAGCAGGATTTTCAAGCAGTCACCTGACAGTCGCCGTACTGGGCGTCTATCCACTGCTGGTAGGCGCCGCTCTTGACCCGAGCCACCCAGCCGGGATTATCAAGGTACCATTGCACGGTCTTGCGCAGGCCGGACTCGAACGTCTCCAGCGGTGCCCAGCCGAGTTCCCGCTGAACCTTGCCGGCATCAATGGCATAACGCTGATCGTGACCCGGGCGGTCCTGGACATGGGTGATCAGGCGCTTGTAGCTACCCGCGCCGCATGGGCGCAACTGATCCAGCTGCTCGCACAGGGTATGCACCACGTCGATATTTCTCAGCTCGTTCAGGCCGCCAATATTGTAGGTTTCGCCGACCGTCCCGCGCTTCAAGACCGTATAGAGCGCACGGGCGTGGTCTTCCACATGCAGCCAGTCGCGGCGCTGCTCGCCTTTGCCGTAGATCGGCAGCGGCTTGCCCTCAAGCGCATTCAGAATGACCAGCGGTATCAGCTTTTCCGGAAACTGGCAGGGTCCGTAGTTATTGGAGCAATTGGTGATCAGTGTCGGCAGGCCGTAGCTGCGCTGCCAGGCCCGCACCAGGTGATCGGAGCTCGCCTTGCTGGCTGAATAGGGCGAGCTCGGTGCATAGGAGGTAGATTCGGTAAACAGGGCATCGTTGGCACCCAGGTCCCCGTACACTTCGTCGGTGGAGACATGATGAAATCGAAAGGCGGCCTGTTCAGGCGCGTCCAGCCCCTGCCAGTAGGCTCTGGCGACCTCAAGCAGGGTATAGGTTCCCAGGATATTGGTCTCGATAAAGGCCCCGGGGCCCGTTAGGGAGCGATCGACATGGCTTTCGGCCGCCAAATGCATCACCGCATCGGGGCTCTGGGCGGCAAAGACTCGCTCAAGCTCGGCGCGGTTGCAGATATCCATTTGCTCAAACACATAGCGATCACTGTGGCACAGGTCGCCCAGGGAGTCCGGATTGGCGGCGTAGGTGAGCTTGTCGACATTGACCACCAGATCCTGTGTGTTCTGCATCAGATGACGGATCACGGCCGAGCCGATAAAGCCTGCGCCGCCGGTAATCAGGATTTTCATCGAGATGTTTCTCCTTCGAGCAGGCGCCTGCAAGCAACCTTCCGGGGAATGTTTTATGACAGCGGACTTCGGCTGATCTCTTCGCAAAGCGCCACCTGAAAGCGGCTCTGGCAGGGTGTTCTGGATAGGCCGGCTGCCAACGCACAGGCTTTAAGCACGCTACCGCCCCGGGATTGACCGTCAATTTCCCGAGAACGCGGCCCGCCAAAGGTTCTGCCCGCAGGCAGCCTCAGGCCTGGCGGATGTTGGCCAGCGGCATCACCAGCCGCTGGGTTCTTTGCATCAGGTTGAGCAGTATTACCACACGTTCGGTGCCGTCGTAACATTCAAACAACGCATCGAGTTCGGCAAAGGCGCCGTCGGCAATGCGCACCCGATCACCGGTTTTCAGCAGGGTAACGGCTGGCTGTTTTTTCTCCCCGGCCACGCGCTTGCGCAGCTGATCGACAATATTGTGCGCGACAGGCAGGGGCGTATCGTTGAAGGTCACCAGGCGGCTAACGCCACGGGTGGAACGGATCGGACGCCAGTTGTCCGCCAGCGGGTCCAGGTAGATAAACAGGTAGCCGGGGAAAAGCGGCTCCAGCAACTCGCAGCGCTTGCCGCCACGGATGCGTTCAACGGTCATGCAAGGCGCAAAGCAGTCGTAACCCTGGAATTCAAGATTTTCCAGCGCACGGGCGTCCTGCCGGGGCTTGGTTTGCAACAGATACCAGGCGCGCTGTACTGCCATTGCGCTCTCCGTGTTCAGATTCCGTTTTCGGCCAGGCCGAGCAACCGAAACCAGTTGTCGAGTGTGTGTCCGGCTTGAGTATGGATGGATCGACGGAGCTTATCCACCCTGTTGAATTACAGGCGTTTATCCACCTGATCCAGCGCCAGCATTCCTTTCACATCAAACAATACACTGTGTTCGAGGTCCCTGCACAGCCCGCGGATGCGTTCTGCCCCCATCTCCTGGAACTGGCGATGGGCCACGGCCAGAACCACGGCATCAAACTGGCCCTGCTGCGGGCTTTCCAGCAGTGCCAGGCCGTATTCGTCCCGTGCCTGTTCAGGCTCAACCCAGGGGTCGTGCACATCCACATGGGCACCGTAGGACTCAAGCTCGCGCACCACGTCGATGACCTTGGTGTTGCGGATATCGGGGCAGTTTTCCTTGAACGACAGCCCGAGGATCAGCACCCTGGCATCGGCCACGTGCACCCGGCGCTTGATCATCAGCTTGACCACCTCTTCGGCCACATACTGTCCCATGCCATCATTGATGCGCCGGCCCGCCAGGATGACGTCGGGAAAGTAGCCCGCTGCCTGTGCCTTGTGGGTCAGGTAATAGGGATCGACACCGATGCAGTGGCCACCCACCAGCCCCGGCCGGAACGGCAGGAAGTTCCACTTGGTGCCGGCGGCTTCCAGCACCTGGGAGGTATCGATACCGAGCTTGCCGAAGATGATTGCCAGCTCATTCACCAGGGCGATATTCAGGTCACGCTGGGTGTTTTCGATCACCTTGGAGGCTTCGGCCACCTTGATGCTGCCGGCCTTGTGGGTACCCGCGGTAATCACGCGGCGATACAGCGCATCGACAAAGTCCGCCACCTCGGGCGTGGAGCCCGACGTCACCTTGACGATGCTCGGCAGGCGGTGCTGCTTGTCACCGGGATTGATGCGCTCGGGGCTGTAGCCGACAAAGAAATCGCTGTTGAAGGCCATGCCGGAGGCCGCCTCCAGCACCGGTACGCACACCTCTTCGGTCGCGCCGGGGTAGACCGTGGACTCGTAAATGACCACGGAGCCGGGCTGCAAAATCGAGCCGATAGCCTGGCTGGCCTTGCGCAGCGGCGACAGGTCCGGCTGCTTGCTGTCATCCACCGGGGTCGGCACCGTGACGATAAAGACATTGCACTGCGCCACGTCGGCAAGATCCGCACTGAAACTCAGCTGGCTGGCCGTGCGCAGCTCCTCGGGTTCGACTTCCAGCGTGCTGTCCTGCCCGCTCCTGAGCTCATCGACCCGCCCGCGGTTGATATCAAAGCCGACGGTGTCGAACTGCTTTCCAAACTCGACCGCCAGTGGCAGCCCCACGTAACCCAGACCCAACACACAGATCCTGATGTTATTCAGGTCCAACATTCTTTACGCCCTTGTGCTCTGAATATCGCAAAGCAGGTATCATAGCAGCCACAGGCGGATTGCGGGTAGCCGTGGCTTAGTGCTAAATCCCTGCCCCCTCGCCATCACTTGAGCAGCCGCA
Proteins encoded:
- the rfbC gene encoding dTDP-4-dehydrorhamnose 3,5-epimerase — protein: MEFTPLEIPDVVLITPKVFSDERGFFMETFRQNEFEQYCGPYSFVQENHSRSKKGVLRGLHYQVKHPQGKLVRVTRGEVFDVAVDIRRDSPTLGKWVGVYLNEDSKQMMWVPPGFAHGFYVTSDEAELQYRCTDYYAPEHECCIRWDDPGIGVEWPLINSDAQLSKKDRDGYLLQITK
- the rfbA gene encoding glucose-1-phosphate thymidylyltransferase RfbA, translated to MTQRKGLILAGGAGTRLHPITLGVSKQLLPIYDKPMIYYPLSVLMLAGIREVLIISTPEDLPNFQHLLGDGSQFGIRLSYAVQPSPDGLAQAFIIGESFIGNDNCCLILGDNIYYGQHFTDKLYAADARTEGATVFGYHVSDPERFGVVEFDSAGRAISIEEKPAQPKSNYAVTGLYFYDNRVIDIAKTIKPSKRGELEITDINSFYLQDQSLSVEMLGRGFAWLDTGTHDSLLDAGQFVATIEQRQGLKVACLEEIAFKKGWLSATEVEQQAERFRKNGYGQYLLKVLQDYKEPF
- the tviB gene encoding Vi polysaccharide biosynthesis UDP-N-acetylglucosamine C-6 dehydrogenase TviB, translated to MLDLNNIRICVLGLGYVGLPLAVEFGKQFDTVGFDINRGRVDELRSGQDSTLEVEPEELRTASQLSFSADLADVAQCNVFIVTVPTPVDDSKQPDLSPLRKASQAIGSILQPGSVVIYESTVYPGATEEVCVPVLEAASGMAFNSDFFVGYSPERINPGDKQHRLPSIVKVTSGSTPEVADFVDALYRRVITAGTHKAGSIKVAEASKVIENTQRDLNIALVNELAIIFGKLGIDTSQVLEAAGTKWNFLPFRPGLVGGHCIGVDPYYLTHKAQAAGYFPDVILAGRRINDGMGQYVAEEVVKLMIKRRVHVADARVLILGLSFKENCPDIRNTKVIDVVRELESYGAHVDVHDPWVEPEQARDEYGLALLESPQQGQFDAVVLAVAHRQFQEMGAERIRGLCRDLEHSVLFDVKGMLALDQVDKRL
- the rfbB gene encoding dTDP-glucose 4,6-dehydratase, whose translation is MKILITGGAGFIGSAVIRHLMQNTQDLVVNVDKLTYAANPDSLGDLCHSDRYVFEQMDICNRAELERVFAAQSPDAVMHLAAESHVDRSLTGPGAFIETNILGTYTLLEVARAYWQGLDAPEQAAFRFHHVSTDEVYGDLGANDALFTESTSYAPSSPYSASKASSDHLVRAWQRSYGLPTLITNCSNNYGPCQFPEKLIPLVILNALEGKPLPIYGKGEQRRDWLHVEDHARALYTVLKRGTVGETYNIGGLNELRNIDVVHTLCEQLDQLRPCGAGSYKRLITHVQDRPGHDQRYAIDAGKVQRELGWAPLETFESGLRKTVQWYLDNPGWVARVKSGAYQQWIDAQYGDCQVTA
- a CDS encoding DegT/DnrJ/EryC1/StrS family aminotransferase, encoding MSDKPIYVTEPYLPSLEEFIPYLEEIWESKRLTNGGPMHGKLEQALCEYLGVPEIALFNSGTVALLTALQALRITGEVITTPYSFVATSHSLLWNGIKPVFVDIDPKTLNIDPKKIEAAITSQTTAILPVHCYGTPCDVESIQKIADNYNLRVIYDAAHAFGVQDSGGSILRHGDLSTLSFHATKVFNTFEGGAIVCPDAKTKQHINNLKNFGILDEVTVVAPGINGKMSEVNAAFGLLQLQHIDHVIERRREIDQTYRQYLKDIPGIRFLEKVGKSLSNYSYFPILIEPEYPISRDQLYFKLKNNHVHTRRYFYPLISEFSMYRDLISAQPANLPVASYISRRILCLPIYPTLEKKDQEHIIEFISNCETT
- the rfbD gene encoding dTDP-4-dehydrorhamnose reductase, coding for MKILLLGKNGQVGWELQRALAPLGELVALDRKGLNGLCGDLADFDGLRASIRQVKPDVIVNAAAYTAVDRAEQEAELAYLINADAVQLLAEEARRLEATLVHYSTDYVFDGSGSSPWRETNTPAPLNVYGASKLAGEAAILASGCRHLIFRTSWVYGKHGHNFIKTILRLAREHEQLSLIDDQVGAPTGADLLADMTAQALRRMQETPDLGGLYHLAAEGETSWYGYGCYLVDQARSLGLELAVREIVPIPATEYPSPAIRPLNSRLDTQRLQQHFNLRLPTWQNGVSRLLKEITGSNR
- a CDS encoding ABC transporter ATP-binding protein produces the protein MLSSLKELYSLLTHDQRKGLLRLQCLIGLTAVAEMASIFSIGPFMALVADMSHLQGDGILAQLYRASALGSPEDFLFWLGVGVLGALTVAACVSMYSNWRLAYYGQQLGAELSTRLYRHYMQQCWLFHASGNSSQLINKINGECIRLTNQVITQFLQLNARAILALVIAVAILIYNPLVALMGIGLFAAAYLLLYRIVRRRLVANGQIVTKTNRERMKLMQEGFGGIKDTLLLGRQADFNERYSAANQAFGRAQGTNTVMAQVPRYAMELVAFGAIIMLVLYLLRSNQGDLGTVLPVLAVYALAGFKLLPAFQHIYASAATLRSNLAAFDNLKVDLEASRKAVVDKPAEAQGRKVARKQISLENVRFRYPGKDEWALDNLTLTLPLNQVIGVVGASGSGKSTAIDILLGLIEPDEGSLCIDGQPLRSDELRAWQNNIGYVPQSIFLADASIRENIAFGLPLTGIDDERVERAARMAHLDDLLGRLPLGLNTLVGERGVQLSGGERQRIGIARALYDDADVLVLDEATSALDGITERLVMDAIHDFSGHKTIIIIAHRLSTVKSCNRIYLMDNGVVVDSGVYDELALRNEIFQRMTEHA
- the rfaH gene encoding transcription/translation regulatory transformer protein RfaH, whose amino-acid sequence is MAVQRAWYLLQTKPRQDARALENLEFQGYDCFAPCMTVERIRGGKRCELLEPLFPGYLFIYLDPLADNWRPIRSTRGVSRLVTFNDTPLPVAHNIVDQLRKRVAGEKKQPAVTLLKTGDRVRIADGAFAELDALFECYDGTERVVILLNLMQRTQRLVMPLANIRQA